One part of the Streptomyces ferrugineus genome encodes these proteins:
- a CDS encoding alpha/beta hydrolase: protein MIFRTPNPRTATRPALRRVRTTTTLRPLHHRLDPAKVEEIPFHTSDGVRLGLTRIDPGDRGDRDRPAVLLLHGHTASADMFLLPETRNLVDVLLDEGYEPWLLDWRGSRRLPYNETGRRYTYDDVALYDIPEAVAHIRTRIGDRPLFAVAHCIGSLTLSLSMTAGLVPGLAGVVSQGVFLTPKLAGRTSLRMTLAGELLKSRIDHIPVDFRQVGLWSKYTPLFALASRKATCPDPTCQILHNSAWGTGASLFVHEHLTDTTHGRLAELLGPAPLWILPHLRRIELARTVVRWHDTDHRYRALPQNALDAAARIDTPVLLLAGSENGLWLDSQKLCHDVLAHRQPQLDVTYTEIPGYGHLDTFLGRGAALDVFGHILDFLGERR, encoded by the coding sequence ATGATCTTCCGCACACCGAACCCCAGGACCGCCACCCGGCCCGCCCTGCGCAGGGTGAGGACCACCACGACCTTGCGCCCTCTCCACCACCGGCTCGACCCGGCCAAGGTCGAGGAGATCCCGTTCCACACGAGCGACGGCGTACGCCTCGGCCTGACCCGCATCGACCCCGGCGACCGGGGCGACCGGGACCGCCCCGCCGTGCTGCTCCTGCACGGGCACACCGCCTCGGCCGACATGTTCCTGCTGCCCGAGACCCGCAACCTGGTCGACGTCCTCCTGGACGAGGGCTACGAGCCCTGGCTGCTCGACTGGCGGGGCAGTCGCCGGCTGCCCTACAACGAGACGGGCCGCCGCTACACCTACGACGACGTCGCCCTGTACGACATCCCCGAGGCCGTCGCCCACATCCGCACCCGCATCGGCGACCGCCCCCTGTTCGCGGTCGCCCACTGCATCGGCTCGCTCACGCTCTCCCTGAGCATGACGGCGGGACTGGTGCCGGGCCTCGCGGGCGTCGTCTCCCAGGGCGTCTTCCTCACGCCGAAGCTCGCGGGCCGCACCTCCCTGCGCATGACGCTGGCCGGGGAACTGCTGAAGTCCCGTATCGACCACATCCCCGTCGACTTCCGCCAGGTCGGCCTGTGGTCGAAGTACACCCCGCTGTTCGCGCTGGCCTCCCGCAAGGCGACCTGCCCGGACCCCACCTGCCAGATCCTGCACAACTCGGCCTGGGGGACCGGCGCGTCCCTCTTCGTCCACGAGCACCTGACCGACACCACCCACGGCCGGCTCGCCGAACTCCTCGGCCCCGCGCCCCTGTGGATCCTGCCGCACCTGCGCCGCATCGAACTGGCCCGCACCGTCGTGCGCTGGCACGACACCGACCACCGCTACCGCGCCCTCCCGCAGAACGCCCTGGACGCGGCCGCCCGTATCGACACCCCCGTCCTGCTCCTCGCGGGCAGCGAGAACGGCCTGTGGCTCGACTCCCAGAAGCTCTGCCACGACGTCCTCGCTCACCGTCAGCCGCAGCTCGACGTGACGTACACCGAGATCCCCGGCTACGGCCACCTGGACACGTTCCTCGGCAGGGGAGCGGCCCTCGACGTGTTCGGGCACATCCTCGATTTCCTGGGCGAACGCCGGTGA
- a CDS encoding DEAD/DEAH box helicase: MNRTRRTGRNSDRSRNQEKGRQRHRPGAGRNGGQRTRVTTRPQEFTLPVTLTEPLPAVATFAELAMPARLLAALDAEGVTVPFPIQAATLPNALAGRDVLGRGRTGSGKTLAFGLPVLARLDGRRAQPRQPLALVLVPTRELAQQVADALAPYARALRLRLATVVGGMGIGRQASALRGGTEVVVATPGRLKDLIERGDCRLDQVAVTVLDEADQMADMGFMPQVTALLDQVGPGGQRLLFSATLDRNIDLLVRRYLHDPVVHSVDPSAGAVATMEHHLLHVRDADKHTTATEIAARDGRVIMFLDTKHAADRLAKHLLSVGVRASALHGGKSQPQRNRTLAQFKDGHVTVLVATNVAARGIHVDDLDLVVNVDPPGDHKDYLHRGGRTARAGESGTVVTLVLPHQRRAMDRLMTDAGITPRSALVRPGEAELHRITGARTPSGVPVTLTAPVAEQSARTESANRGRKGPAAGRSRRGRNAGRGGAGRATGRGEDGRATGGGEAGRAVGRNRHSAPRNNP; this comes from the coding sequence ATGAACCGCACCCGCCGTACCGGCCGCAACTCCGATCGTTCTCGCAACCAGGAGAAGGGCCGGCAGAGGCATCGCCCGGGCGCCGGACGGAACGGTGGTCAACGGACCCGCGTCACGACACGCCCGCAGGAGTTCACCCTGCCGGTCACCCTCACCGAGCCGCTGCCCGCGGTCGCCACGTTCGCCGAACTGGCCATGCCCGCACGTCTGCTGGCCGCGCTCGACGCCGAGGGCGTGACCGTTCCCTTCCCCATCCAGGCGGCCACCCTGCCCAACGCGCTGGCCGGACGGGACGTGCTGGGCCGCGGGCGCACGGGCTCGGGCAAGACACTCGCCTTCGGCCTGCCGGTGCTGGCCCGGCTGGACGGGCGGCGGGCCCAGCCCCGACAGCCGCTCGCTCTCGTCCTCGTGCCCACCCGGGAACTGGCCCAGCAGGTCGCCGACGCCCTCGCCCCCTACGCCCGTGCGCTGCGCCTGCGGCTCGCCACCGTGGTGGGCGGCATGGGGATCGGCCGCCAGGCGAGTGCGCTGCGCGGCGGCACCGAGGTGGTCGTAGCGACACCCGGCCGGCTCAAGGACCTCATCGAACGGGGCGACTGCCGGCTGGACCAGGTCGCCGTCACCGTCCTGGACGAAGCCGACCAGATGGCCGACATGGGCTTCATGCCACAGGTGACCGCACTGCTCGACCAAGTCGGCCCCGGCGGCCAGCGGTTGCTGTTCTCAGCCACCCTGGACCGCAACATCGACCTCCTGGTGCGCCGCTACCTCCACGACCCCGTGGTGCACTCGGTCGACCCGTCCGCGGGCGCCGTCGCCACCATGGAGCACCATCTGCTGCACGTCCGCGACGCCGACAAGCACACCACCGCGACCGAGATCGCCGCCCGCGACGGGCGGGTGATCATGTTCCTGGACACCAAGCACGCGGCCGACCGGCTGGCCAAGCACCTGCTGTCCGTCGGTGTGCGCGCCTCGGCCCTGCACGGCGGCAAGTCCCAGCCACAGCGCAACCGGACGCTCGCCCAGTTCAAGGACGGTCATGTGACGGTCCTGGTGGCCACCAATGTCGCCGCCCGCGGGATCCACGTCGACGACCTCGACCTCGTCGTGAACGTCGACCCTCCCGGCGATCACAAGGACTACCTGCACCGCGGCGGCCGTACCGCGCGTGCCGGTGAGTCCGGCACCGTCGTCACCCTCGTCCTGCCGCACCAACGTCGCGCGATGGACCGTCTGATGACCGACGCCGGCATCACCCCGCGCAGTGCCCTGGTCCGCCCGGGCGAGGCCGAACTGCATCGCATCACGGGCGCCCGGACGCCCTCCGGCGTGCCCGTCACGCTCACCGCACCGGTCGCCGAACAGAGCGCACGGACGGAATCCGCCAACCGCGGCCGGAAGGGACCAGCCGCCGGCCGGAGTCGGAGGGGACGGAACGCCGGCCGCGGTGGGGCCGGACGGGCCACGGGCCGCGGTGAGGACGGACGAGCCACCGGCGGCGGTGAGGCCGGACGGGCCGTCGGCCGGAATCGGCACTCCGCCCCGCGGAACAACCCATAG
- a CDS encoding NADPH-dependent F420 reductase encodes MRIGLLGTGNVARALAHGWRAAGHDVLLGSRAPKERADLGLPVAGLHETAAHAEVLVNATPGTVSVELLRSIGRPALAGKLLIDVGVGLSDDYTELSHPNSSLGEQIQGAFPLTPVVKTLCTMDSTVMIAPDGLDGPSTVFLSGDDAEAKRTTGRLLTDLGWPPSSQLDIGGIATARGQEHFALLFMGIAGGLGAHAFNINVVTRAAG; translated from the coding sequence ATGCGTATAGGACTTCTCGGTACCGGCAACGTCGCACGCGCACTGGCCCACGGCTGGCGAGCCGCAGGGCACGATGTGCTGCTCGGTTCACGTGCACCTAAGGAACGCGCCGACCTCGGCCTGCCGGTGGCGGGCCTGCACGAGACGGCCGCGCACGCGGAGGTGCTCGTCAACGCCACCCCGGGGACCGTCTCGGTCGAGTTGCTGCGCTCCATCGGGCGACCGGCCCTGGCCGGCAAGCTCCTGATCGACGTCGGGGTCGGCCTCTCCGACGACTACACCGAGCTCTCGCACCCCAACAGCAGCCTGGGAGAACAGATCCAGGGGGCCTTTCCCCTGACCCCCGTCGTCAAGACGCTGTGCACCATGGACTCGACGGTCATGATCGCCCCGGACGGCCTCGACGGCCCGAGCACCGTCTTCCTCTCCGGCGACGACGCCGAAGCCAAGCGGACCACCGGCCGCCTGCTCACCGACCTCGGCTGGCCCCCGTCGTCCCAGCTGGACATCGGGGGCATCGCCACGGCACGCGGGCAGGAGCACTTCGCGCTGCTCTTCATGGGCATCGCGGGCGGTCTGGGGGCCCACGCGTTCAACATCAACGTGGTCACGCGCGCCGCCGGGTAG
- a CDS encoding DUF5994 family protein translates to MPGTDPPPAAGLLPDGVYEAVRPGTALLRLETTHDRRGVLDGAWWPRSRDIAAELPGLISALTGHLGPIARVGLDSAAWDGLPTRLVVEGRVVHIDASSVGDDTVMLTRGDQDLFSLLVVPPDTPPDAARAAMTQAVRADNVKDAGRILVDTGAESGRP, encoded by the coding sequence GTGCCCGGTACCGATCCCCCGCCCGCGGCGGGACTCCTGCCGGACGGCGTCTACGAGGCCGTACGCCCCGGGACGGCCCTGCTGCGGTTGGAGACGACGCACGACCGCCGGGGAGTCCTCGATGGTGCATGGTGGCCGCGCTCCCGTGACATCGCAGCCGAGCTGCCCGGTCTGATCAGCGCGCTGACCGGACACCTCGGGCCGATCGCCCGGGTCGGCCTGGATTCCGCCGCCTGGGACGGGCTGCCGACACGCCTGGTCGTCGAGGGGCGGGTCGTGCACATCGACGCGTCATCCGTGGGTGACGACACCGTCATGCTCACCCGAGGGGATCAGGACCTCTTCTCCCTGCTCGTCGTGCCGCCGGACACTCCGCCCGACGCGGCGCGGGCAGCGATGACCCAAGCGGTGCGTGCCGACAACGTCAAGGATGCCGGGCGGATACTCGTCGACACCGGCGCCGAGTCCGGCCGCCCGTAG
- a CDS encoding thioester reductase domain-containing protein, with the protein MREVNENVSAAADQRATAEAIERGGVGLTVTDLLARVKGATEPTEPTGPPERPGADAPPTAAGADLSRGPDELATAIAAVAGRFVPAGQLAPDADFFDAGGTSVNAVELVSALEGELGVSVDLDEVFADARPIALARRRLESTGAAIAVPPQPVEPATPMAAAPPLTTPPDSTARPEDLSQILADLALADRLPFTAPPEPLPPRRILLTGATGFLGSHMLLDLLRHSDAHVHCLVRAADEEAATARLGEALRSYGLPWSSEVRRRITVLPGDIRHPHLGLSDDLWHTLTHELDSVVSVAAAVDFLRGYQSLRTSNVLGALTLAELAATGRPKPLHHISSIAVFNEVGIPSMGEDDPLAHIDRLVAGYDQTKWAAEVALRRARDHGLVVTALRPGGIGGHTRTGAYNPQDLSSGLISAFGRFRTVPAFRYLNAAPVDWVSRVAVAAICEPDAWGFDYNLTGVPNTLDDVVRDMAFGGMHVRVQDWDEWRSDALARLEAEPIPELAFLTRVLQSPTALKLCEATLKGPAATADRTGALVEALGLPPAARYDARAQVKTFEALAHDGLARLPHKDDQPYLWFTETTRGGVGPVAGSPDTPCAMALTLSIASMHQLVTDRRVDVRGEVTCPALHAEPLTVERGDIWIRPEEGIPQRHGLRHQLLRYRLQLTDADGGRWWLEGHKYARARRDVWRQTRALTVEIGREGEPASLAGEVVVPADSYVRDQIDGIKVDPRLTSQEKRAAKLTWLAWFGLEMGRGLLGPFARAAADLLDLRRTQTPTEHRR; encoded by the coding sequence ATGCGTGAGGTGAACGAGAACGTGTCGGCGGCCGCCGACCAGCGGGCGACCGCGGAGGCCATAGAGCGGGGCGGTGTCGGGCTGACCGTGACCGACCTGCTGGCCAGGGTCAAGGGGGCGACGGAGCCGACCGAGCCGACCGGGCCGCCCGAGCGGCCCGGTGCCGACGCTCCACCGACCGCTGCGGGTGCGGACCTCTCGCGCGGTCCCGATGAACTCGCCACCGCCATCGCGGCCGTGGCGGGCCGCTTCGTGCCGGCGGGACAACTGGCGCCCGACGCCGACTTCTTCGACGCCGGCGGCACCTCCGTGAACGCCGTCGAACTCGTCTCGGCGCTGGAGGGCGAGCTGGGCGTGTCGGTCGACCTGGACGAGGTGTTCGCCGACGCCCGGCCCATCGCCTTGGCCAGACGGCGGCTGGAAAGCACCGGAGCCGCGATCGCCGTACCGCCGCAGCCCGTCGAGCCGGCGACGCCCATGGCCGCCGCCCCACCCCTGACCACCCCGCCGGACTCCACGGCCCGCCCCGAGGACCTCAGCCAGATCCTCGCCGACCTGGCCCTCGCCGACCGCCTCCCCTTCACCGCCCCGCCCGAGCCCCTCCCGCCCCGCCGCATCCTGCTGACCGGCGCCACCGGCTTCCTCGGCAGCCATATGCTCCTGGACCTGCTGCGGCACAGCGACGCCCACGTGCACTGCCTGGTCCGCGCCGCCGACGAGGAGGCGGCCACGGCCCGGCTCGGCGAGGCGCTAAGGAGCTACGGTCTGCCCTGGTCGTCGGAGGTGCGCCGCCGGATCACCGTGCTCCCCGGCGACATCCGCCATCCGCACCTGGGCCTGTCCGACGACCTCTGGCACACCCTCACCCACGAACTGGACAGCGTCGTCTCGGTCGCGGCGGCCGTGGACTTCCTGCGCGGCTACCAGTCACTGCGCACCAGCAACGTCCTCGGCGCCCTCACCCTCGCCGAACTCGCCGCTACCGGCCGCCCCAAGCCGCTGCACCACATCTCCTCCATCGCCGTCTTCAACGAGGTCGGCATCCCCTCCATGGGCGAGGACGACCCCCTCGCGCACATCGACCGGCTCGTCGCCGGCTACGACCAGACCAAGTGGGCCGCGGAAGTCGCCCTGCGGCGCGCCCGGGACCACGGCCTGGTGGTGACGGCCCTGCGGCCGGGCGGCATCGGCGGCCACACCAGGACCGGCGCCTACAACCCCCAGGACCTCAGCAGCGGCCTCATCTCGGCCTTCGGCCGGTTCCGTACGGTGCCCGCCTTCCGCTACCTCAACGCCGCCCCGGTCGACTGGGTCAGCCGCGTCGCCGTCGCCGCTATCTGCGAGCCCGACGCCTGGGGCTTCGACTACAACCTCACCGGCGTGCCCAACACCCTCGACGACGTCGTACGGGACATGGCCTTCGGCGGGATGCACGTCCGCGTACAGGACTGGGACGAGTGGCGCTCCGACGCCCTCGCCCGCCTGGAGGCCGAGCCGATACCCGAACTGGCCTTCCTCACCCGGGTGTTGCAGAGCCCCACGGCCCTGAAGCTGTGTGAGGCGACCCTGAAGGGCCCGGCCGCCACCGCCGACCGCACCGGCGCGCTCGTCGAGGCCCTCGGCCTGCCACCCGCCGCCCGCTACGACGCCCGGGCGCAGGTGAAGACGTTCGAGGCCCTCGCCCACGACGGTCTGGCCCGGCTCCCGCACAAGGACGACCAGCCCTACCTGTGGTTCACCGAGACCACCAGGGGCGGCGTCGGCCCCGTCGCAGGCAGCCCCGACACCCCCTGCGCCATGGCCCTCACCCTCTCCATCGCGAGCATGCACCAGCTGGTGACGGACCGCCGCGTCGACGTCCGGGGCGAGGTCACCTGTCCGGCCCTGCACGCCGAGCCGTTGACCGTGGAGCGCGGCGACATCTGGATCCGCCCCGAGGAGGGCATCCCGCAGCGGCACGGCCTGCGCCACCAACTCCTTCGCTACCGGCTCCAGTTGACGGACGCCGACGGTGGCCGCTGGTGGCTGGAGGGCCACAAGTACGCCCGCGCCCGCCGTGACGTCTGGCGCCAGACCCGAGCCCTCACCGTGGAAATCGGCCGCGAAGGCGAACCGGCGAGCCTCGCCGGCGAAGTCGTCGTCCCCGCGGACTCCTACGTACGCGACCAGATCGACGGCATCAAGGTCGACCCGCGCCTGACCAGCCAGGAGAAGCGCGCCGCCAAGCTCACCTGGCTCGCCTGGTTCGGCCTGGAGATGGGCCGCGGCCTGCTCGGCCCCTTCGCCCGGGCCGCCGCGGACCTGCTCGACCTGCGCCGCACCCAGACCCCCACGGAGCACCGCCGATGA
- a CDS encoding MerR family transcriptional regulator: MPAEDTPVAGNLDDDDYPAYTMGRAADVLGTTPAFLRAVGEARLITPLRSEGGHRRYSRHQLRIAARARELVDQGTPVEAACRIISLEDQLDDALRLNREMRRKLSERGTDT; this comes from the coding sequence ATGCCAGCTGAAGACACGCCCGTCGCCGGGAACCTCGACGACGACGATTACCCCGCCTACACCATGGGACGAGCCGCCGACGTGCTCGGCACCACCCCCGCCTTCCTCCGGGCCGTCGGCGAAGCCCGGCTGATCACTCCGCTGCGCTCGGAAGGCGGCCACCGCCGGTACTCCCGCCACCAGTTGCGCATCGCCGCCCGCGCCCGTGAGCTCGTCGACCAGGGCACCCCCGTCGAGGCCGCGTGCCGCATCATCTCTCTCGAGGACCAGCTCGACGACGCCCTCCGTCTGAACCGGGAGATGCGCCGGAAGCTGAGCGAGCGCGGCACGGATACCTAG
- a CDS encoding maleylpyruvate isomerase family mycothiol-dependent enzyme, translated as MTSLTFDRYCDEIVSQTERLAAHVHGADLTAPVLTCPGWNLGQLLRHVGGDHRWAEEIVRTGSTGPVPDGLVNDLTAYTDEDASVLIPWLTGGAARLSATLRAAGPDARAWNPSEEKPAPVAFWARRMTYETVVHRADAALAAGAEFELEDALAVDAVEEWLEYSTFPEAFELRPDLPDLLGADRTLHFDAAGAGRWLVALAGERPVWRPGSEEATATARGPVTDLLLFFYKRPAPAVEIEGDAALLDLWRTRAGFWLEAPGE; from the coding sequence ATGACCTCGCTGACCTTCGACCGCTACTGCGACGAGATCGTCTCCCAGACCGAACGGCTCGCGGCCCATGTGCACGGCGCGGACCTGACCGCCCCGGTGCTCACCTGCCCCGGCTGGAACCTGGGCCAACTGCTGCGGCACGTGGGCGGCGACCACCGCTGGGCGGAGGAGATCGTCCGGACCGGGTCCACCGGTCCCGTCCCCGACGGCCTGGTCAACGACCTCACCGCCTACACCGACGAGGACGCGTCCGTCCTGATCCCGTGGCTCACCGGGGGCGCGGCACGGCTCAGCGCCACCCTCCGCGCCGCCGGGCCCGACGCCCGGGCGTGGAACCCCTCCGAGGAGAAGCCGGCGCCGGTGGCGTTCTGGGCGCGGCGCATGACGTACGAGACCGTCGTGCACCGGGCCGACGCCGCCCTGGCGGCCGGCGCCGAGTTCGAGCTCGAGGACGCCCTCGCCGTCGACGCGGTGGAGGAGTGGCTGGAGTACTCCACCTTCCCCGAGGCGTTCGAGCTCCGGCCGGATCTGCCCGACCTGCTCGGCGCCGACCGCACGCTCCACTTCGACGCGGCCGGCGCCGGCCGGTGGCTCGTCGCCCTCGCCGGTGAGCGGCCCGTCTGGCGCCCCGGTTCCGAGGAAGCCACCGCGACCGCACGCGGCCCGGTGACCGACCTGCTCCTGTTCTTCTACAAGCGGCCCGCGCCCGCCGTGGAGATCGAGGGCGATGCCGCGCTCCTCGACCTGTGGCGGACCCGCGCGGGCTTCTGGCTGGAGGCGCCGGGCGAGTGA
- a CDS encoding lipoprotein produces MVVGARRVRRRLAQAALLAVVLTGCSGVAQDDPKTPSSASAAAEAARADETASGGDTAVKSGGTIGAAGSACELPVTFDIAEDWKAEAVDGGDGSGEADSELAQEIADALLHQGPVTATCEIDAKPAGNIGFLRIWKGKAGDDDARAVLEGFVKAEKGVSKAKYSAFEAGGLTGAEVNYLVTSELLDETKEESALAVATKQGPVVIHLGGMDTDEHRAMLPAYELAKRTLRAG; encoded by the coding sequence ATGGTGGTGGGGGCGAGACGGGTTCGGCGTCGGCTGGCCCAGGCGGCGTTGCTGGCCGTGGTGCTGACGGGATGTTCGGGGGTGGCGCAGGACGATCCGAAGACGCCGTCGAGCGCATCGGCGGCGGCCGAGGCGGCGCGTGCCGACGAAACGGCGAGTGGTGGCGATACGGCGGTGAAGAGCGGGGGCACCATCGGCGCGGCCGGATCGGCGTGCGAACTCCCCGTCACCTTCGACATCGCCGAGGACTGGAAGGCGGAGGCCGTCGACGGCGGGGACGGCTCCGGGGAAGCCGACAGCGAACTGGCCCAGGAGATCGCCGACGCGCTTCTGCACCAGGGCCCGGTCACGGCCACCTGCGAGATCGACGCCAAGCCGGCCGGGAACATCGGCTTCCTGCGCATCTGGAAGGGCAAGGCGGGTGACGACGACGCGCGTGCCGTACTGGAGGGCTTCGTGAAGGCGGAGAAGGGCGTCAGCAAGGCGAAGTACAGCGCGTTCGAGGCGGGCGGCCTCACCGGGGCCGAGGTGAACTACCTCGTCACCAGCGAGCTCCTCGATGAGACGAAGGAGGAGTCGGCGCTGGCCGTCGCCACGAAGCAGGGCCCGGTCGTCATCCACCTCGGCGGAATGGACACCGACGAGCACCGGGCGATGCTGCCGGCGTACGAGCTCGCCAAGCGGACGCTGCGGGCCGGCTGA
- a CDS encoding alpha/beta fold hydrolase: MPQLEVDGATLTYDDEGPRDGEAVPLVFVHGWTADRHRWDHQMAHFAERRRAVRLDLRGHGESTGAGARRVGDLADDVLALLDHLKIERFVIIGHSMGGMIAQTIALAHPERVERMVLVNSIGKMAYSRGRALLMAASTLAPFKLFVAANIQRAFAPGYPREEIREYIRASAETPREVVMTLYGAMRAFDILDQVGQIQVPTLMVHGYHDIQLPLSQMLRMAKAYPDAVVRVLDAGHELPVEKPAELTTALDRFLTDRA; encoded by the coding sequence ATGCCGCAGCTCGAAGTCGACGGCGCGACACTGACGTACGACGACGAGGGCCCCCGCGACGGCGAGGCCGTGCCCCTGGTGTTCGTGCACGGCTGGACGGCGGACCGGCACCGCTGGGACCACCAGATGGCCCACTTCGCCGAGCGGCGCCGCGCCGTCCGGCTCGACCTGCGCGGGCACGGCGAGAGCACCGGAGCGGGCGCGCGCAGGGTCGGCGACCTGGCCGACGACGTCCTCGCCCTCCTCGACCACCTCAAGATCGAGCGGTTCGTGATCATCGGCCACTCCATGGGCGGCATGATCGCCCAGACCATCGCACTCGCCCACCCGGAACGGGTCGAGCGCATGGTGCTGGTCAACTCGATCGGGAAGATGGCCTACAGCCGCGGCCGAGCCCTGCTGATGGCAGCCTCCACGCTCGCCCCCTTCAAGCTGTTCGTCGCCGCCAACATCCAGCGCGCCTTCGCCCCCGGCTACCCGCGCGAGGAGATCCGCGAGTACATCCGCGCCTCCGCCGAGACTCCCCGGGAGGTCGTCATGACGCTCTACGGCGCCATGCGCGCCTTCGACATCCTGGACCAGGTCGGACAGATACAGGTCCCGACCCTGATGGTGCACGGCTACCACGACATCCAGCTGCCCCTCTCCCAGATGCTGCGCATGGCCAAGGCCTACCCGGACGCGGTGGTCCGCGTGCTGGACGCCGGCCACGAACTGCCGGTGGAGAAGCCCGCCGAACTGACGACGGCCCTGGACCGCTTCCTCACCGACCGCGCGTAG
- a CDS encoding CBS domain-containing protein, producing the protein MTPIPPDTLPATSADGTGLTACDAMHAPGPQVDDHMTVDVALSVLISARVPHLLLQDEDGRCAGLVTLAQLSAYRGGSWYGHRRRLRDIPLDRGPFTSSVAELGEAEAAMRVRALDMSPVIDEHGYALGVLALTH; encoded by the coding sequence TTGACGCCGATCCCGCCTGACACGCTGCCGGCCACAAGCGCCGACGGCACCGGTCTGACCGCCTGCGACGCCATGCACGCTCCCGGTCCCCAGGTGGACGACCACATGACCGTCGACGTGGCCCTGTCCGTGCTCATCAGCGCGCGCGTCCCGCATCTGCTGCTCCAGGACGAGGACGGGCGGTGCGCGGGGCTGGTCACGCTGGCCCAGCTCTCCGCGTATCGCGGCGGCTCGTGGTACGGCCACCGCAGACGGTTGCGGGACATACCGCTCGACCGCGGACCCTTCACCTCGTCCGTGGCCGAACTCGGCGAGGCCGAAGCCGCCATGCGGGTCAGGGCCCTGGACATGTCCCCTGTGATCGACGAGCACGGCTACGCCCTGGGCGTCCTCGCGCTCACCCACTGA
- a CDS encoding cold-shock protein: MASGTVKWFNAEKGFGFIEQDGGGADVFAHYSNIATSGFRELQEGQKVTFDVTQGQKGPQAENIVPA; the protein is encoded by the coding sequence ATGGCATCTGGCACCGTGAAGTGGTTCAACGCGGAAAAGGGCTTCGGCTTCATCGAGCAGGACGGCGGCGGCGCTGACGTGTTCGCCCACTACTCGAACATCGCCACCAGCGGCTTCCGCGAGCTTCAGGAAGGCCAGAAGGTTACCTTCGACGTCACGCAGGGCCAGAAGGGCCCGCAGGCCGAGAACATCGTTCCCGCCTGA
- a CDS encoding class I SAM-dependent methyltransferase produces the protein MTEPHSPTAAEFWEARYRDGGRLWSGRPNSLLVREAGHLAPGRALDLGCGEGADAVWLASRGWRVTGVDISHTALERAALHAAEAGVRDRTAWERHVLGETFPEGPFDLVNAQFLQSPVELDQQRILRQAADAVAAGGTLLLVMHAGWPSWQTEPPFEAEFPTLRGVLDELALPEADWTVETLETVRSVHVSPEGVEGFREDNVWRVRRGEA, from the coding sequence ATGACCGAGCCCCACTCCCCGACGGCCGCCGAGTTCTGGGAGGCCCGCTACCGCGACGGCGGCCGGCTGTGGAGCGGCCGCCCCAACTCCCTGCTCGTGCGCGAGGCCGGCCACCTCGCCCCGGGCAGGGCCCTCGACCTCGGATGCGGTGAGGGCGCCGACGCGGTGTGGCTCGCCTCGCGCGGCTGGCGGGTCACCGGCGTCGACATCTCCCACACGGCGCTGGAGCGTGCCGCCCTGCATGCCGCCGAGGCCGGTGTGAGGGACCGTACGGCCTGGGAGCGTCACGTGCTGGGCGAGACGTTCCCCGAGGGCCCCTTCGACCTGGTCAACGCGCAGTTCCTGCAGTCGCCGGTCGAGCTGGACCAGCAGCGGATCCTGCGGCAGGCCGCCGACGCGGTCGCGGCCGGCGGCACCCTGCTCCTCGTCATGCACGCCGGCTGGCCGTCCTGGCAGACCGAGCCGCCCTTCGAGGCGGAGTTCCCGACACTGCGCGGCGTCCTCGACGAACTCGCCCTGCCGGAGGCCGACTGGACCGTGGAGACGCTGGAGACGGTGCGCAGCGTGCATGTGTCGCCGGAGGGCGTGGAGGGCTTCCGGGAAGACAATGTGTGGCGCGTTCGGCGGGGTGAGGCGTGA
- a CDS encoding SCO5918 family protein, with the protein MRCVIARFPFDLTKGEVEQSMSGITPEPVTGVAVAIGRRVYPVMQVGEVITRQDRRDFTSGEMRRALTRLGFTCHDAPTTTPVEAARPDQGLLGW; encoded by the coding sequence ATGCGTTGTGTCATCGCCCGTTTCCCGTTCGACCTCACCAAGGGCGAGGTCGAGCAGTCCATGAGCGGCATCACGCCCGAACCGGTCACCGGTGTGGCCGTCGCCATCGGCCGCCGCGTCTACCCCGTGATGCAGGTCGGGGAAGTGATCACCAGGCAGGACCGCCGCGACTTCACCTCGGGTGAGATGCGCCGGGCGCTGACCCGGCTCGGCTTCACCTGCCACGACGCCCCTACGACCACACCGGTCGAGGCCGCGCGGCCCGACCAGGGACTGCTGGGCTGGTGA